The proteins below are encoded in one region of Streptomyces roseirectus:
- a CDS encoding acyltransferase domain-containing protein encodes MGFDDGVAVLGEADALVEVLLDLGVSHQDIEEPLRLARQVLDDRTTREALERAVAELVRDMGEITGGIDLPRYPGASRAVARWFPLYVFAGALPHVRAYHRARGVSDDVSRRTLVDIGRGVAVHRRWHGTGGIMTARWLSLHLRGEIYQLGRLQFQRGTIPQGLGESVAPAGLRAGDPALWLHVPDFMGPLTPDRCDRSLARAREFFAAHYPEEPYRAVLCGSWLLDPQLKRYLPAESNIVRFQERFVVRPLEEPNDMTPVRFVFGSTQVELAELPRRNAVERAVVEHLEGGGHWYGGEGWFLWEGAGEGVGEVEGVGEGRSGR; translated from the coding sequence GTGGGATTCGACGACGGCGTGGCCGTGCTCGGCGAGGCCGACGCGCTGGTGGAGGTGCTGCTCGACCTCGGGGTGTCGCACCAGGACATCGAGGAGCCGCTGCGGCTCGCCCGGCAGGTCCTCGACGACCGTACGACCCGCGAGGCACTTGAGCGGGCCGTGGCGGAACTCGTGCGGGACATGGGCGAGATCACCGGCGGCATCGACCTCCCGCGCTACCCGGGCGCCTCACGGGCCGTCGCCCGCTGGTTCCCGCTGTACGTCTTCGCCGGCGCGCTGCCCCACGTGCGCGCGTACCACCGCGCGCGAGGCGTCTCCGACGACGTCAGCCGGCGCACCCTCGTCGACATCGGGCGCGGCGTCGCCGTCCACCGCCGCTGGCACGGCACCGGCGGGATCATGACCGCGCGCTGGCTGTCGCTGCATCTGCGCGGGGAGATCTACCAGTTGGGGCGGTTGCAGTTCCAGCGGGGGACGATTCCGCAGGGGCTGGGCGAGTCGGTCGCCCCGGCCGGGCTGCGGGCCGGTGATCCCGCGCTCTGGCTGCATGTCCCCGACTTCATGGGGCCGTTGACGCCGGACCGCTGCGACCGCTCCCTCGCGCGCGCCCGTGAGTTCTTCGCGGCGCACTATCCCGAGGAGCCGTACCGGGCCGTGCTGTGCGGGTCCTGGCTGCTCGATCCGCAGCTGAAGCGGTACCTGCCCGCCGAGTCGAACATCGTGCGCTTCCAGGAGCGGTTCGTCGTGCGTCCGCTGGAGGAGCCGAACGACATGACGCCCGTGCGGTTCGTCTTCGGGTCGACGCAGGTGGAGTTGGCGGAGCTGCCCCGGCGGAACGCGGTGGAGCGGGCGGTGGTGGAGCACCTTGAGGGGGGTGGGCACTGGTACGGCGGGGAGGGGTGGTTCCTGTGGGAGGGCGCAGGCGAGGGTGTGGGTGAGGTCGAGGGTGTCGGTGAGGGGCGGTCGGGGCGGTGA
- a CDS encoding class I SAM-dependent methyltransferase, translating into MEMRMREGYEGTGPGAITPDGCAVELYSRLPAGPEPDVIAGAVPAGARILELGCGVGRMTHPLLERGFQVTAVDESAEMLERVRGARTVLSPIEELDLGETYDVVLLASFLVHAGDAEVRRGMLRTCVRHLAPGGSVLIQREGADYHTNVPRQRVDPSGFTIHIRASTPVGDGVRSVHVEYDFPDAVWTQTFLARPFGEEQFEEALAEAGLRVEEVLTEDGTWVRAGVV; encoded by the coding sequence ATGGAGATGAGGATGCGAGAGGGATACGAGGGCACGGGGCCCGGCGCGATCACGCCGGACGGCTGTGCGGTGGAGCTGTACTCACGGCTGCCGGCGGGGCCGGAGCCCGACGTGATCGCGGGCGCGGTCCCCGCCGGCGCGCGGATCCTGGAACTGGGCTGCGGCGTGGGGCGGATGACGCACCCGCTGCTGGAGCGGGGGTTCCAGGTCACCGCGGTCGACGAGTCGGCGGAGATGCTGGAGCGGGTGCGCGGGGCGCGTACGGTCCTGAGCCCCATCGAGGAACTGGACCTGGGTGAGACGTACGACGTGGTGCTGCTCGCCTCGTTCCTGGTGCACGCGGGGGACGCGGAGGTGCGGCGCGGGATGCTGCGGACCTGCGTCCGCCATCTCGCGCCGGGCGGCAGCGTCCTGATCCAGCGGGAGGGCGCCGACTACCACACGAACGTGCCCCGGCAGCGGGTCGATCCCAGCGGCTTCACCATCCACATCCGCGCCTCGACGCCGGTCGGGGACGGGGTCCGCTCGGTACACGTCGAGTACGACTTCCCGGACGCGGTGTGGACGCAGACGTTCTTGGCGCGGCCGTTCGGCGAGGAGCAGTTCGAGGAGGCGCTGGCGGAGGCCGGGCTGAGAGTGGAGGAGGTGCTGACCGAGGACGGGACGTGGGTGCGGGCGGGGGTGGTGTAG